Proteins encoded in a region of the Chryseobacterium piperi genome:
- a CDS encoding 4Fe-4S dicluster domain-containing protein — MQYIDNVIFLILLVAGFGLFAKSLSKIYRNIRLGREINRNDHKSERWETMARVAMGQSKMVKRPVAGILHLFVYVGFIIINIELIEIIVDGIFGTHRFLSSILGDSFYSFFTATLEILALLVIIGVVIFFIRRNFYGVKRLTMKELFGWPKHDANWILIIEFALMMAFLKMNTADWVLQQRGLLPQHGSFPISSTFLAPIYNNFSDGFLFFTEKAAWWFHFVGILFFMNYLYYSKHLHIILAFPSTWFANLEKKGKFNNLDSVTKEIKLMMDPNADPYAAPAEGETADVPSKFGAEDIFDLDQVQLLNAYSCTECGRCTSVCPANITGKKLSPRLILMKTRDRLEEVGKNIDKNGKFVDDGKKLLNDYITKEELWACTTCNACTEACPILLDPLSIIFEMRRFLVMEQSAAPQELNLMMTNVENNAAPWQYNQADRLNWAKEN; from the coding sequence ATGCAGTACATCGATAATGTTATTTTTCTGATTTTATTAGTTGCTGGGTTTGGATTGTTTGCGAAAAGCCTTTCGAAAATTTACAGAAATATTCGCCTAGGTAGAGAAATCAATCGAAATGATCATAAGTCAGAGCGTTGGGAAACCATGGCACGTGTTGCAATGGGGCAGAGTAAAATGGTAAAACGTCCCGTAGCAGGTATTTTACACCTTTTCGTTTACGTTGGTTTTATCATCATTAATATAGAACTTATTGAGATAATTGTGGACGGGATATTTGGAACCCATCGTTTTTTATCTTCAATTCTGGGAGACAGCTTTTATAGTTTCTTCACCGCTACACTGGAAATACTAGCCTTGTTAGTAATTATTGGTGTTGTGATATTCTTTATCCGTAGAAACTTTTACGGGGTTAAAAGATTAACGATGAAAGAGCTTTTCGGCTGGCCAAAACATGATGCCAACTGGATTCTTATTATTGAATTTGCCCTAATGATGGCTTTTCTAAAAATGAATACGGCTGACTGGGTTCTACAGCAAAGAGGTTTGCTTCCTCAACATGGAAGTTTCCCGATCAGTTCTACATTTTTAGCTCCTATATACAATAATTTTAGTGACGGTTTCTTATTCTTTACAGAAAAAGCGGCTTGGTGGTTCCATTTTGTGGGGATTTTATTCTTTATGAATTACCTTTACTATTCAAAACATTTGCATATTATTTTGGCGTTTCCAAGTACTTGGTTTGCTAATCTTGAGAAAAAAGGAAAGTTCAACAATCTGGATTCTGTTACTAAAGAAATAAAATTAATGATGGATCCGAATGCAGATCCTTACGCTGCCCCGGCAGAAGGTGAGACTGCAGATGTTCCTTCTAAATTTGGAGCTGAAGATATATTTGATTTAGACCAGGTTCAGTTGCTTAATGCATATTCATGTACAGAATGTGGAAGATGTACTTCTGTATGTCCTGCCAATATTACAGGTAAGAAGCTCTCTCCAAGATTAATCCTGATGAAAACCAGAGATCGTTTGGAAGAAGTAGGAAAAAATATCGACAAAAATGGAAAATTTGTTGATGATGGAAAAAAATTACTTAACGACTATATTACAAAAGAAGAACTTTGGGCGTGTACTACATGTAATGCTTGTACTGAAGCCTGCCCTATATTACTGGATCCTCTTTCCATTATTTTTGAAATGAGACGATTCCTGGTGATGGAACAATCTGCTGCACCACAAGAGTTGAATCTTATGATGACCAATGTGGAAAATAATGCTGCTCCTTGGCAGTATAATCAGGCAGACCGATTAAATTGGGCAAAGGAAAACTAG
- a CDS encoding MlaD family protein — protein MKFSKELKAGVIALIAVVGFVLLFQFMKGRSLFTTDNIFYAKYDNVEGLAQSSAVSINGLKVGQVDKIIPQTTKEGKINFVVKITVDNKFEFSKNSTLEIFEPGLMSGKEMRVNLVYGGASAKDGDTLQGAFKLGTLGSLSSQVGPVKDQLQSVLHHVDSLMTNANLIVDGQNRAEIKALLSNLNKTVGALQTTAGSVNNLVGHNDPKLQRVLDDASLTMQSGKVTLDKYGNLAESIDTKKLNAAINNLDATVGKLNQVIGGIDNGQGSLGKLMKDEQLYNNLNSASTNLNSLIEDMKANPKRYINFSVFGKNNKD, from the coding sequence AAGGCAGAAGTCTTTTTACTACCGATAATATATTTTACGCAAAATATGATAATGTTGAAGGGTTGGCTCAATCTTCAGCAGTATCCATCAATGGTTTAAAAGTGGGGCAGGTTGATAAAATTATCCCGCAAACAACCAAAGAAGGAAAGATCAATTTTGTAGTGAAGATTACAGTTGATAATAAATTCGAATTTTCAAAAAATTCTACCCTTGAAATCTTTGAACCGGGATTAATGTCCGGAAAAGAAATGAGAGTAAATCTGGTATACGGTGGAGCTTCTGCAAAAGATGGAGATACCTTGCAAGGTGCTTTCAAATTAGGAACATTGGGAAGTCTTTCTTCTCAGGTAGGACCTGTAAAAGATCAGCTGCAATCTGTTTTACATCATGTAGACTCTTTAATGACAAATGCTAATTTAATTGTTGACGGCCAAAATAGAGCTGAAATCAAAGCATTGTTATCCAATCTTAATAAAACGGTAGGAGCTTTACAAACGACTGCAGGCAGTGTTAATAATCTAGTGGGGCATAATGATCCGAAACTTCAAAGAGTATTGGATGATGCGAGCCTTACCATGCAAAGTGGTAAAGTTACTTTGGATAAATATGGTAACCTTGCTGAAAGTATTGATACCAAAAAATTAAATGCTGCTATTAACAACTTAGATGCTACTGTTGGAAAGCTTAATCAGGTAATTGGAGGAATTGATAATGGACAGGGAAGTCTTGGTAAGCTAATGAAAGATGAACAGCTTTACAACAACTTGAATTCAGCATCTACGAACCTGAATTCATTGATAGAAGATATGAAAGCGAATCCAAAGAGATACATCAATTTCTCTGTTTTTGGTAAGAATAATAAAGATTAA
- a CDS encoding (Fe-S)-binding protein, producing MDFNIKTMAEYAAEGKSPEVLFWVGCAGSFDDRAKKITKAFCKILNKIGVEFAVLGQEESCTGDPAKRAGNEFVFQMMALTNIEVLNAYEVKKIVTACPHCFNTLKNEYPSLGGHFEVVHHTQFLKKLMEEGRLKIEGGAFKGKKITFHDPCYLGRANDEYEAPRMLLEKLDAELVEMKRCKTNGLCCGAGGAQMFKEPEKGNKDINVERTEEALSVEPKVIATGCPFCNTMMTDGVKHFNKNEEVAVKDIVELLAEADDL from the coding sequence ATGGATTTCAATATAAAAACAATGGCAGAATACGCTGCCGAAGGAAAATCGCCGGAAGTATTGTTTTGGGTTGGATGCGCTGGAAGTTTTGATGACCGTGCTAAGAAGATTACCAAAGCATTTTGCAAGATCCTTAATAAAATAGGGGTAGAGTTTGCTGTTTTAGGACAAGAAGAAAGCTGTACGGGAGATCCTGCGAAGCGTGCCGGAAATGAATTTGTTTTTCAAATGATGGCATTAACGAATATCGAAGTTCTTAATGCTTATGAAGTTAAAAAGATAGTGACGGCTTGTCCTCATTGTTTTAATACCCTTAAAAATGAATACCCTAGTTTAGGTGGGCATTTTGAAGTGGTACACCATACTCAGTTTCTAAAAAAACTGATGGAGGAAGGCAGGCTGAAGATTGAAGGCGGCGCCTTTAAAGGAAAGAAAATTACTTTTCACGATCCTTGCTACTTAGGAAGAGCAAATGATGAGTATGAGGCACCAAGAATGCTTCTGGAAAAACTGGACGCCGAGCTTGTAGAAATGAAACGTTGCAAGACTAATGGTCTTTGCTGTGGTGCTGGTGGTGCTCAGATGTTTAAAGAACCTGAAAAAGGAAACAAGGATATCAATGTCGAAAGAACGGAAGAAGCTCTTTCAGTTGAACCTAAAGTGATTGCAACAGGTTGTCCGTTCTGTAATACAATGATGACTGACGGTGTAAAACACTTTAATAAAAATGAAGAAGTTGCTGTAAAAGATATCGTAGAACTTCTTGCGGAAGCAGATGATTTATAA